A window of Chrysoperla carnea chromosome 3, inChrCarn1.1, whole genome shotgun sequence genomic DNA:
tttattttgtaaataattcattcCAATACATTAAaagagtaaatatttttttatatcaaaatcaaGTAACTATATTAATTTGTCTTCAAGAATCAAATCaaacattgattttaatttattgaatataaaatgataaatttacaaactaattcaaaagaaaagaaataaaattataattaagacatttaaaaattcgatttgatttgttttgaaaattcgaAGGAGCTCCTGAatcgacattttttttcttttaaacaagcaatgtatgtcaaaatgtagGTTAAGAATATTGAAGTGGATAGATGAATCCAGTCTTCATTGAgattattaatactttttattattgggAAAAGTAGCAAGAAGTTAACAAATCATTTAACCCGGCGTTATTGTGGCGATTAAACAGACATGGCCGTTGTGGCCGGATATGACGGTCAAATAACAGTGGTTGAGGTCAACAGCCGCAGCTACTGTGAGTGGCAAATAACgcgaatattttgttttaaatccgTGGCGGTCGGGTATTAGATACCCGGCAACAATGACGCCGGGTTAAAAAACACTTGGATTATTTGTGCGGCTGTATTCTTAAAAGAAAGTGTACTaaatactaataattaaattttgacagctcttaatttatttaaaatgtgcaAATATACAttcacaaataattaataataaaacgttCTTTTACGTGTTCAATTCTGTTTTGAATaacatcattttattataaaatatttgctgctttaattattagttttacttacttctttttttattttatttttttgtaattttaatcaaGTTTTCTACGTTTTTATAAAAGTGTCTGAAtgagagaaataatttttctttatatgataaattttataattataattgttttcgtATTCAGAAAACGTTTTGAAACTCTTTTTTCTGATAAAAGAATATGCTGCGGTAGAATTGCCGAATTACAAAAGTTAATGTTTGTTggcatattatatttacaaagtaggaaacttaaaaaaaaaatatttttgagtagATTCACGATGTGACATTAAGttttgtatttcataaaattaaatattttatttcaaacatgtaaaaactataattgatttttagcTCTAAATTATAAAGCGTAATATGGAagcttttatttgtttaattaaaaactaataatcattttcaaaagGATAAAAAGaggataaaattaaaagttgtattttttttttactttatttttttttgcaaagcacacaaatttctgaaaataattaacttgTTCATGCATGTTgatttctgaaaataattaacttttatttaactacatgttctctcaaattgaaaattttttatttaaattgaattatgtaTTGTTCCgaattaagataatttttttaccttaaatatttaaaaagatttgaaTTTACGATGTTGAGAATTTCATTTGAGGTTTTGAGCTTGAACTTTAATCAATATTCAGCTTGAGGAagatccaattttttaaaatttaaaggcaAGGAAAGGCTGTTAAAAATGGAGATAAGATTGGCGACGTTATTTGCTTGTCCGAATATATCTCAACCATGTCAATCAGATGTAATTTTCTATCCGAAAAAATTATCTTCTCATCTGAATTAAAATGGGTTTTGTGTAGGGCCTCTGAGTTTTGCAATATTCATACTTGTACATAAATATTACCTaagttttttgtaatgttttctGGAATTCAGATTTAGGGTAAAGGAATGGCATTGTTAATTCAGATTTTAGAAgacaattgattcttgttttaaaatattttaatacgttcgtgtgtttgtaaaattaaagtaaattacgTTTAAACTAAAAAACGACGGTTGTCGATTATTCATCGCTTTCTTTCACAAACGTATTAACTTCAATTTATGctggtttttaatttatttgaatatgatagatctttttttaatttatttttaatttattaaatcaaaaaactgTGATATGAAAACATGGctgtatacaaatatttcattttttaaatattttatgactataatttatatttgttgttaaaattctttgtacttgaaaataaataaataaaataagaattttggAGTATATTTATCcaacaataaaaatagtatcCGAAGGTGTAAGCGATGCGGCTTACGGCACACTGTTCAATTCTGAAATATGGAGGATGTTTTTACGACATTACTTCCTGCAGGGTGTTCACGATGTTTGCACAAGAACAAATTCAAATCATCTCCAATTCTACATTCAAATGTTTTGTGgtaacaaattgattttttgattgttGACTGAAACTTTCAGTATATTTCATGaagatatcaatatttttcaacttatttttacGTTGACcaatagtttttgtaaaatgattatgaAATGTACTGAAATTTTCAAGATCTTCCTTTTATCGAGTGATTTTTTACACTCATCTGCAATTTTGGTatttggaaacaaaaattttgaaaatatctcagAGGGAAACACGACACCGTTTTTCTCTTCGTaatattaccaaaaaataaagttagataattttgttatattttatttataaagaaaatggtattgagttataaaatataatttttccatgTACAGATTACCACCACCGGCCAGTGGAGGAGTAGGAGGCGGACCAACACCACCACAATCAAGTCGAATGGGAGGAGGACCAGGACCATCATATCCTCCAGCGTTAATGAGTGTTAAAACAGCAATATTACCACCAAGAGTTGATAATTATGAACCGCCTGCTCCACCTGGTACAGAAGAACCAGTGGTACCAGGTTTCGAATCACCTCGTTTATTATATGAACGTCAAACTTCGATCTCAGATGCACCCCCGGGTGTTGATCCTCATGCTAGCGATACAGTACTAACAAAACCAATTATTGATCCAAAAGAACGTGGAGGTAATATACATCGTGATTTTCGAGAACCACGCGATGATACCCAACATGAACCAAAGAATAATCGTATGTACGATTATCGTGAAAGACGTAAAGGTACTGAATACTTACGTGAAAATTCACCAGATGCCGTGCGTGACGGATCTTCAATACgtgaaaaacattcaaaatcacCAGATAAACATAGTCAACATCATCGTCATCGCCATCGTTACGATTCACAGGAGAAAGATAACCGAGATCGTAGGACTATTGAAGAGAAATCAAGTGATAAAAAGAATAAGGATAATAGCTCCGAAGATGATAAAGCTAAAAGTAAGAGTcgtgaaaagaagaaaaaacgtAAGGAAAAAGAGAAAGAGCGTGAAGCTGAAAAGCTTAAgaaaaaagaagagaaaaagaAACGTAAAGAacaagaaaaattggaaaaacttaaaaaatctgAAGAGAAAAAACAACAAAGACTTGAACATGAAAATGCTGAACGTAATGTGGAAAGGAGCGTTGAAAAATCTGAACCAAAAAGTGAAGATAACGAGGAGAATAAAAAATCTCTGgttgattataaaaaacaaccggacgatttgtatagtgatgTTTTAACCGATGGTATTGATACAAAAGTTGTacaaaattatggaaaattaaaaactgaaagtgATAAAAAAGTATCATTATCACCTCCTAGACAACCTTCAACACCTACACCAACAAAAGCTGAAAAATCTGATGAAACTGACGAGAAAGACACATCTTTCGACGGATTAGATTTATATGTTAATGAAAGTGATATATTAAAAACGGAAAATGAAGggaaatcaaaatcaaaagagGTGTTAGCACCTCTACCGGCCTTATCAAAATGGGAAGTTGAAGATGTTGAATCCCAAAACGACAAAAAAGATGTAGTAGATGATTCGACTTCCGTACCAGGAAGTATTGATAAGAATACATTTGATAAATCTTCAAATAAAATAGTCACATCGGAAGTACTTAAACATGCCGaaaatgcaatatttaaaaaggcGATAAATGCAATTCGAcctattgaaattaaaaaaattagtttggaTCGGGCCAAATTATATTCTGGTGAGAAAAATCTTGAAATTGCAGGTGGGCAAATTATGACGTCGTCATCACCAACACGTTCAATTGAAAAAGAATCAATTACCCCAGCTAATATTCAAGTGACAATACCAACAAATGATGTAGAAATGCGTTTAGTTGATATAAATCCAAATTCATCTTCAGCAAGTGGGACGGGTGGAACTAGTTCAGAACAACAGCGTAGTAATCGATCTGAACGTGAAATACCATCGGCTGTACAGAAACCAATTCCAACACGACTATCAGTTCGTGAACGTCTTGGTTCAAAAGTCGATGAATTGGATAAGTTAACAAAAGACGATAAACATTATGATCGTAATCGATCACGTACGCTATCACCGTTAAGTAGACGTGAGCGTGATGAAACGAACCGTAATGTATCCGATACTAATACCACACGACGTGTAGTTGAGGTAGAAGACCGTCGTCATGGTAGTAGTCGGAATCATAATTGGAATGTTGGACGTAGTGATCGGAAAATTAGTTCTAGAATGGAACGTAGTCGAAGTAGAGAAAGGAACTATCGAGATAATCGTGGACGAAGCGATACTAGACGGATGCAACAGTATAGGCGAGGTGATGATTCTCGTCGTGGTGACGAACGTGATCGGCGTGAACATCGTGACCATGAACACTCTCATTCACACTCTCGAAATATGAAAAAGCCTGAAAAACGTGTTGAATCATCATCATCACGTCGAGATAAATCCAAAGAAAAGGAAAGAAAGAGTTCAAAATATTCAAGATCACGTAGTGGGAGTCGTGAACGCAAAAGTTCTGAGAAATCACGTAGTAAAAAGAAGGATAAAAAGCATAAGaaagataaagaaaaatcaCGAAAACATGGTAAGAAAGATGATGATAGTGATAATCGAAAACATAATGACAATGAtgaagaaaaagaaaagaaaaccacttctgaaacaaaagaaacaaaTCAAGGTGAAAAGAAAATAACAGAACGTCGTAAACCAACGTTAGATGAGGCTAATTTTGAACCAGATTATGATGCATTAGAATCAGATTCAGATAGTGACAATGAGAAAAATAAATCAGATAAAAAGCGTGATCGATCACGCTCACCTGATAATGAAACATCAAAGAAAAAACGTAAAATTGATGATGTATCAAAGAAATCGAAAAACAAAGAAGTGTTTACGTCAAGTTCAGATAGTTCTTCAGATAGTTCAAGCTCTGAAGATGAGAAACCTAAAAAACgtcataaaaaacataaaaaacatagTAAATCAAAGCGTGCGAGCAGTTCAAGTAGTTCAAATAGTGGTTCAGAATCTAGTTCAGATGAAGATGGTAAGAAACGtcgaaataaatcgaaaaaacataaaagtagcaagaaattattaaaaaagaaaaagaaatctaaacacaggtaaatttgttaatgtatattattgagaatttcaatttttattttttattaattataattaataacattttttatttaagaaaaagtgtacaatatttgtttttatttatgtgtgtattttccaaaaaatttacaaaagaaggttatttttgaattatctacatattttaaaatataatgttcctccaatatacaaattatgcataaaaaaatgaaagatttttaatatgttttccaTAAAAAGAGAATGCAAATGGAATTCCTCTATTAAATAAATCGCTGACGCTATTTGATAAGCTGAAAAATGAAATGATATGAATggagatattttttattggagGAGTTTCTTGTAGCTGAAACCCctgaaataaatatatcctcatttatatataaagtcTGTAGTACAACTTTAgaatgatatttaattaaatccaAAGTTGCAAGAAATTTTATCCGAAAGCAAAAACTAATGTATAATTCACGGGAtcctttgttttatttttcatatatttgacTAAAACCAAAGCATCAAATTTGTGttcatttaagtttttatataggcaattaattataataaaaaaatgattttaaataattgcatGTTAAAATTCGTACTTTTAGAACAAAATTGACAAAAGGGAGGGAGTTTGTCGATATTCGCTCGCTTTCGAAATCTGTTAGGTTGTATACTTATGGTTTTCTGAAAAACCAAGGGAAAGTCATTCGTTTGATAAAAGCTTTTGCTATCAAATTATCGGTTATTTGACTGCTACATCCAATCCGATATACGAGAGACATTCAAGAATCTTGCCACAGTTAGATTTGACGATAGTTAATTGGCTGATTAATCGGTATAATTTGAATGTATGTGCCCTGCTTTCAATTCACATTTCTGAAATGTGAACGTATTctgatttttaaaacacaatcttctgtatttcttttgatttaaCTCGATAGCTCAATAATTAGAATGCCATAGTCAAGCTTTATAGTACACGGATCTAAGaatgtttttgtcatttttttatattcttttaatgtatgcttttttaaattacaatgaaAAAAGTTTAGATATTCGTAAGATAACCTTCCTTATGtacaatttcaaagaaaaatcgtagatttgaaataaatttgtaaaatgcatttacgtatttaaaaatatgaaaaatataatataattgatttcaTTCAATAGGTATCTGTGAATTtatgcataaaataatttttagaataaagaaaaagtggaaattcaattgatttatatattttgtttttatttaataattattccacatttttatcatttacagaATTGAAGTACTTGAAgagaatgataattttatataaatgtttggGTTAGGAAGCCATCGTGattaagaaatatataattatggtTAAAGTACTTTTGATTTCGCCAGTAgatgtaaatataaattcaatatatttcattttttaagtaatattattattattattattttaaatttttatgatttttttattgattattagaacagacatattaaaattttgccaATTGaacatgaaaagaaaaaaatcaacaataaaaaattaataattagggGGAAGTATGACTTAAGGGATGAAGCTCTGCTTCTCACGATTTCTTTTTATTGCTTTAAGTAAAACAGGAATGGAAGGAATTACTAAAGGTAAgaaattatactatattttaatttagtacaaaaaaagctttaataaaaatcatcccttaaaaaataacaacagtaaaaaaataatactaattataaaaataatactaattatatTAACGTTGCccatacaaaattattgaaaatatttaatttttaaatttctcaatttaattttacaccTTGTAATGCAGTATTACCAATTAAATTGCTCCAATAACTTGGACTGAGCAAAAAGTTTAAGTTGAATAAACTTAAAACtaagttacatataaaatagtagaataaagtttttgttgttatatgtaACACGTATaagctgaaaataaaaatattcatgttagtaattatatttattcatattagaTTGCTTACaatgtgaaaaatataatagttttatgatttaattaatcGGCTTACTGCAGTTTTATGCCGgctttccactaaacggacaaacaaaaacaaaactgaaactttttaaaaactttgtggAGAATGGCaatttcgttttgtttttgtttgtctgtttagtggaaaaccggcattatTCACAATTTCTCCGACTTATGCACTTTACCGAAGGTTAACCGGAAGGGGCtagtaaaaatgattttaatgtaaagatacattgaaaatataatattctgaGGAATCATCAAGTTTTATTAGGTCTCAAATTTTCACATCGtaagattatattttataaatttttttttgtatacttacaATTTCAATATTCTTCGTGCTCGTGGTAAAGTTGATAAATCATCTTTCACACAATATTGCCGTGCTCCCAATATTGCCGACAATAAATAATCATCAACGTTATATTCGCGGCTCAATATACATAAAGTATAttcttcttctttatttaaCCGTTTCGGCAATTCCAcaaatctttgatttttaaatcgCCAATCTCTCATTGTAAAATACTGTAATAGTTCAAGTCCTAGGGAAATTCGATTGTGAATGTATACCATGCtgaaaatatagatttaaattatttttttgtattttatacgtaagtataataatttatttcaaaacatgtaCATTCCAAAAACATATctacaaataaaacaattttctttcattCATAAAACTGTACAAATAGTTTCGCGTAATGCGATAACATTTTGATGAATCTTCCCAAGTTAGTTATATATTTTGACATCTTGAATATGAATTGTTgtgataaaatgtatttttgagtGTATTCAGTCAaaagattttcaataattttggtcTAAGGTGGAGAAAATTTACCCCGTAGTTTTTAAGTTGctgtattaaaaagaaatatgaagTATATATGTCGCAGCCAACTATCCTAATTAGCCGTTTTATAGTTTAGGCTTTTTACTTAACGGCTGCATTTAACTAGCATCCTGGAATAAATATAGTCATTCAATCAAACAGCTAGACTAATGACTTTGATGAAAAAAAGCGGGACTGTTAATTGAACAGCTAATTAAGCTACTTGGCTGCgacatataaactaaaaattagtgtaccttataagtaaaatattagtgtaatgatttaaaaatgcataatacgTACAATCTTGGCTGGAAGAAGATGAACataagaaaatcaataaaatatgcaGGAATTGTATGGAGCATAAATGCCAAAAAGTAGTGAACATATTTATTTGTGTGCATATCTCCATCTGGATACCAAATCACTGGCCAATCAAatggatatttataaaatacttttttacctTTCTCCAAAACATCCCTCCATGTATAATTGATAATATCATGAGATGTTGTTGCATTGTATACATCTACAACACCATACCTGGAAGAATTCCTTTTTaggatatttttgattattactATCTACTATATTATACGAAAACCCTATTTTATTCGTTAGGTGCAGAACAGACCTGGCGTTAACGTGTGTactgtttgaaaattattgtatgGGTGGCAGGCTTCTTGTGATTAATGTATCTCTGGgatccaaattttgaaaatagaacccacaaaataaaatgcaataaaaaagattttcaaaatttataaatttgatcttTCTGAtaacaaaacttattttaagtaaaacgaTGATATCTTCCGGTgatatctatataaaaaattcaaaaattcaatcgGCTACAAAAATTTCCCTGGcacctgaaataaaaaatttttttacaaaacttacTTCTGTTTAAAACTTCTTTCATATGCTGCAATTATCATTCCATTTATACAAATGTCAACTGGAATTACATTTGCCAGATTATGTGGATCAACCATCATTGTGCGAATTACTCCTTTACCACCGGCAACTAATAATCCAATTGGTCCATTTAATGAATCAACCCAACCCGGTATTGGTTCATATAAAGCGGGGATtactaaaaattgtatatttcattaaaattttattacgtttTAGTTCTGGGAACGTTCtagtattacataatatttatatccgggaaaattcatTAAGCTCAGTGTTGAATAGTGTGTTACGTTGATGGGGAAGATGTAATTTCATTGATACGtttaatttcgaataaaatgttttaattaaggaCTGCCACTGAGCATCATTGGAGGGTGGATTTGAGTATGCAAAAATCTCAGAACGAAGGAATCTCAGCatgattttttactatttgttaTAACTGTGCTGACTGACTAATAAAGTATGATACAtagttgttataatatttttatatacaataagcTAGACTGATGAGTTGGTTAGATGGGTTCGCAAACTTGCTCGCAGGACTATGATCAGTCAATGTGTATACTTTAATTACTACTTGAACGTTCCTTGTGATGAAGTTGTCTTACCAATTGAAGGTCTCACTATGGTTAATGGTAACTTTGTACTATATTCTTCGATTACTGTTTCTGCTAAACGTTTTGAGAATGTGTAGCAATTCGGATGTGGACTGATTAGGCTGCCAAAAAATTTAGGAATGTTATTAAATATgtagcaaataaataattcattaaatggcatttttggaaactatttaaaactaatattaagaTCTTAGATAACAATATCAATCTCTTTTTGCACAATATTGGATATGCAACTTTGTATACGCTAATGTAATCTACATATATTATctgagtatattttttaagtaatatttcgAGTTTCTATAATCTTTTGTACAAATTAAATGAAAGAGTggttaaatttgattaatttttttatatctgctTGTTAAAAtctgaataaatatattcttatagttgaacataaaaattttggtagttCTCTATTTTCGCCTATGTTGCATAATTGCTATATAGCATTTACGAAAAACAGGTATTTTTTCGTGGTTTTATTAAATAGGCAATAAGAACTTTTTGACCTAAACGAGTTActcaaaagaaataaatttcggAATTTTTTAGACCAGTCCTTAACCTGAAAAATAAGTCAGGATTCAGATCCAGTGCCACTCATATCAATTGTTAGAATCTCCCCAAAAATATTTACAGCCGAATATTACTccgataattttcaataaagacTTAACTATTGTTACGCAAATGGTGCCTTGGGTCGTTTATACTAACGATAAAAGGTGCAAAACTGAATAAAACTGATAAATTGCTTcagaatttttacatattttaggtttaaatagatatagtacagtaaaagatgtaacaaaaataaaaaataaaaatataaataaaatttggtggaatgtgtcaaatatcattcgtaaaTCATGACTTAGTTGCGCAATGTTTCTATTTGATAATGTTAGTTAAATGAAATGGTCCATGtaaaagttgacttaaaaattaatagatagGCAAATTGTATTACGGATATTTTATACACGTACAAGATTGCATATTTCATGACTAATATGTAATataagttgcctatttattaatttcttaagataaaaaatacattcctccAGATCACAACGATCGCGATCTGAAGTACATTTTGTGGACGGttgtgaaaaagtttcacagccATTTtcctcgaaaactactcgttaaaaatttttgtggctgtgagagcttttgatcagaatgatcaaAAGAACATTTAAGGTTATTGCAGAGTcctttaaaattgatttgaaaagttaaattgttaaatatatcaaagtaaaccagaataaaaattatcggaGTGGGCTTTAAAGGTTCTTTGGGAAGGAttctaacaatttattttagtaaCGATCAAATAAGAGTTCAGAATCATTTTTCTAACTTTAATCTAAATTGCATTTTATCTCAtagtaatttgaataaattacttATACTTGTATAGGTAGTAATTAAGATTCACACTGAAATATATTCAAAGTGCATTAACATATGTTGTGGGTATTAGATCTAGGTGAATAACTCCAAGCTAAACTTGTAATGTATTTCACTaggtatatatgaatatattgcTTACATTgtgtacaatataaaaaataaaaacagaactagtttatttataaaatactattttactaTATAACTAGGGTCATGGCATAATAAAATCATGTACCTATTTCATATGATATTCATAGACACAGGTAGGCAGTATTTTATTTCGGTGAAAGTAATattgtggttaaaattttagagaTTGGCCTCCACATAgcaaattgtttaatattgcattattattttattgatatcaaAATTAGAGTTGATACAAATTCGATTGTAATTGGaaaagacctcgcacaaattagatgtaatttgcatttcggtcaaattttttcaaattttgggaaatgatagtttaagtcattctgtataaaagttcccatggttacaagtcatgaaaatgacaggagtTCAAGTTAttgctaaattaaagttggaaaatttactcatttgtataaaaaaaattattgtaatttattagtCAAAAATTATGTACGTAtatatgtagctgaaaatattgtTCTTAACGCTGGAGTTtatattattgatccactgaacatttaattaacactgcttcttctttgaatttcgtaacatattcttcaaaaaaacaataattaaaaaaacaacacgcttacattaaaaaacacacgtatgcatgtagttatacatatctgcatctgtatttgcctatacacacatatgcatatattatacaaataagtacattttccaattgTAATTTAGCTGtaacatgaaatcctgtcattttcatgacttgtgaccataagaacttttttttagaatgacttaaactatcatttgtcaaaatttgaaaaagtttgaccgaaatgcagaatATACAGGATGCTTTTAAGCAAGtgcgaaaaatttaaaagcaaatttttgaaccaattttttgaaaaaaatttcatatggaTATATGCCCAAATGCTTCGTTTCTGGTATTaaagttttgagaaaaaaaaatctttaatgtcactttaaatatttttttgaaatttgttatacagggaggaccattttaatctattatggctaaaagcccgttttgtagttaaccaaccaaaaaataacttaaacaaaagttgcagagtttgatggagaCCATCGTGTTCTGATATcagtaaattgttaaaaaaaatatcagcaAAAGTACATTGTTTACAAAAGAtcgaagttttgaaaaaaaagaaaatccttaatttttgtgtttgttttgaCTTACAGTGTACtattaatattactataaatattattgattgtattttttatcttaattttgattgaatttgtACCAACTCTATTGCgttacacaaaattttgtaatgaaatagTGCgtaattttattagatttttatcgttttttattttaattttattaatatttcgttaaaataatttttaccttgGTTGCAACATATCCAATGATTT
This region includes:
- the LOC123295344 gene encoding putative fatty acyl-CoA reductase CG5065, with the translated sequence MSNTQNDLSITDWYRGRSLLVTGGTGFMGKILLEKVIRVLPIKKLYVIIREKRGVQPQDRIKNILKLPIFDKIRESEPAVLDKIVALDGDVTAPNLGLNTKTIQELKDNVSVVFHNAASLKLEADLKHAIAFNLKGTKNVMEFCLQLPNVVSVLHLSTAFCHVDVDVLEEKIYPSSEKPDDIIHLVDTLDIKSLDMLQPSLISPHPNCYTFSKRLAETVIEEYSTKLPLTIVRPSIVIPALYEPIPGWVDSLNGPIGLLVAGGKGVIRTMMVDPHNLANVIPVDICINGMIIAAYERSFKQKYGVVDVYNATTSHDIINYTWRDVLEKGKKVFYKYPFDWPVIWYPDGDMHTNKYVHYFLAFMLHTIPAYFIDFLMFIFFQPRFMVYIHNRISLGLELLQYFTMRDWRFKNQRFVELPKRLNKEEEYTLCILSREYNVDDYLLSAILGARQYCVKDDLSTLPRARRILKFLYVLHITTKTLFYYFICNLVLSLFNLNFLLSPSYWSNLIGNTALQGVKLN
- the LOC123296945 gene encoding E3 ubiquitin-protein ligase RBBP6 isoform X4 → MVPVEGPMVPGAMMTPTGQYAVPALDHQAYNSDGGGRGGAETEQQRPDIPEDLVCSICKDLLTDAVMIPCCGNSFCDECIRTTLLESEDHECPDCHEKDISPCTLIPNRFLRNSVSNFRNETGYRKRVQYRHVIQAKTQVESTTEEKQQKIELPDFVPPPDDSNGTAQKLQQDQKPIISEADSTEQSLKQKSLMGNDHATRVKSREKDDVARVAVDPTKAVKTDVTAKIHRAEAPSYPQVTVNMMTGEVQPKVTSSQPVQELKQTDLSRSQYRPPVAATTAGHAQPTAPLQQPTFAQNEERSGTPTIDEQPGVSVPPPTAPATTHAIPAYPPGDTPPFMSPPEQNLVPGGQPPPGVAPNVRPPMLPPPQHSTYPPPGGYPPQQGPPPYSQPYPGPPNVRRPPPPAGPDFNNHTRGYLPRMPYDQVRPPPHGPYDGSRQPPPHYQSGYPPRPGGPPIGPRPPYGPPHVRNPPPGIRPPHHPTGVIDDPLAAFERMLREKDERDRRVRESRRSRSRSYSPRSRRTRSSSRSRSYSPRSRSPRSRSPPPPKKLRNRSRTPRTVSRSRSRSRGGPVLRRSRTPRSRARSFSISRKTFRSRSFSRTPSPREYSPRRRPVSRGRYRSPPPKNTPPRYRYPDRRGMPNDRDRGFNPPPRDREYTGYYDSGQPPMDYLDRGDRARINDRDKDYDREPRGGPIDHRGDGRNRRGGMGPGRGGPRGGGRYLPSPMRKEYPLVPQNQPTYYSVQEHAVYHHSNNPPNRLPPPASGGVGGGPTPPQSSRMGGGPGPSYPPALMSVKTAILPPRVDNYEPPAPPGTEEPVVPGFESPRLLYERQTSISDAPPGVDPHASDTVLTKPIIDPKERGGNIHRDFREPRDDTQHEPKNNRMYDYRERRKGTEYLRENSPDAVRDGSSIREKHSKSPDKHSQHHRHRHRYDSQEKDNRDRRTIEEKSSDKKNKDNSSEDDKAKSKSREKKKKRKEKEKEREAEKLKKKEEKKKRKEQEKLEKLKKSEEKKQQRLEHENAERNVERSVEKSEPKSEDNEENKKSLVDYKKQPDDLYSDVLTDGIDTKVVQNYGKLKTESDKKVSLSPPRQPSTPTPTKAEKSDETDEKDTSFDGLDLYVNESDILKTENEGKSKSKEVLAPLPALSKWEVEDVESQNDKKDVVDDSTSVPGSIDKNTFDKSSNKIVTSEVLKHAENAIFKKAINAIRPIEIKKISLDRAKLYSGEKNLEIAGGQIMTSSSPTRSIEKESITPANIQVTIPTNDVEMRLVDINPNSSSASGTGGTSSEQQRSNRSEREIPSAVQKPIPTRLSVRERLGSKVDELDKLTKDDKHYDRNRSRTLSPLSRRERDETNRNVSDTNTTRRVVEVEDRRHGSSRNHNWNVGRSDRKISSRMERSRSRERNYRDNRGRSDTRRMQQYRRGDDSRRGDERDRREHRDHEHSHSHSRNMKKPEKRVESSSSRRDKSKEKERKSSKYSRSRSGSRERKSSEKSRSKKKDKKHKKDKEKSRKHGKKDDDSDNRKHNDNDEEKEKKTTSETKETNQGEKKITERRKPTLDEANFEPDYDALESDSDSDNEKNKSDKKRDRSRSPDNETSKKKRKIDDVSKKSKNKEVFTSSSDSSSDSSSSEDEKPKKRHKKHKKHSKSKRASSSSSSNSGSESSSDEDGKKRRNKSKKHKSSKKLLKKKKKSKHR